NNNNNNNNNNNNNNNNNNNNNNNNNNNNNNNNNNNNNNNNNNNNNNNNNNNNNNNNNNNNNNNNNNNNNNNNNNNNNNNNNNNNNNNNNNNNNNNNNNNNNNNNNNNNNNNNNNNNNNNNNNNNNNNNNNNNNNNNNNNNNNNNNNNNNNNNNNNNNNNNNNNNNNNNNNNNNNNNNNNNNNNNNNNNNNNNNNNNNNNNNNNNNNNNNNNNNNNNNNNNNNNNNNNNNNNNNNNNNNNNNNNNNNNNNNNNNNNNNNNNNNNNNNNNNNNNNNNNNNNNNNNNNNNNNNNNNNNNNNNNNNNNNNNNNNNNNNNNNNNNNNNNNNNNNNNNNNNNNNNNNNNNNNNNNNNNNNNNNNNNNNNNNNNNNNNNNNNNNNNNNNNNNNNNNNNNNNNNNNNNNNNNNNNNNNNNNNNNNNNNNNNNNNNNNNNNNNNNNNNNNNNNNNNNNNNNNNNNNNNNNNNNNNNNNNNNNNNNNNNNNNNNNNNNNNNNNNNNNNNNNNNNNNNNNNNNNNNNNNNNNNNNNNNNNNNNNNNNNNNNNNNNNNNNNNNNNNNNNNNNNNNNNNNNNNNNNNNNNNNNNNNNNNNNNNNNNNNACATACACTTATATAATTGATAAAACAGCTCCAGCAGTATCAGCAACACCTTCAAGTGTTTCTTTGTCTAAAAATTCAATTAATGTTGCTATTTCAAGTGAACCAGATTCAACTATCCACTATAGATTAAACGGCGGTTCGTGGAATACATTCACTGGCAGTGGTGCAGTATCTATAAATGCTGAAGGAATTAACAGTCTGGAGTTTTACGCGGTAGATACTGCAGGAAACCCTTCTGCACATAAAACATGCACTTATATAATTGATAAAACCGCTCCGGCAGTATCAGTAACACCTTCAAGTGTTCCTTTGTCTAAAAATTCAATTAGTGTTCTTATTTCAAGTGAACTGGATTCGACTATTTATTATAAGGTAAATAATGGTTTATGGAGCACTTTTACAGGTTCTGGAACTGTTTTAATAAGCGGTGAAGGAATTACCGATCTGGAAATGTATGCTGTTGATGCGGCAGGTAATCCCTCAAATCCTACAATGTACAGTTATGTAATTGATAAAACAGCTCCTGTAGTGGATGCAAGCCCAAAAAAAGGCTTATCCAATAGTAGCATTAGTGTAAATCTTTTAAGTGAATCTAATGCTGTAATTTATTATAGGGTAAACAGCGGTTCATGGAAAACTTTTACAGGCAGCGGAACAGTTGTAATAAGTAGTGTGGGTACTAATGAGCTTGAATTCTACGCGGTGGATGCTGCAGGTAATCCATCTCAACATACAACTTACCGTTATACAATCGATAAAACAGCCCCTGTAGTAACTGCAACTCCAACTGGTGGATTAGCGGGCAGTATTAATGTAACCCTTTCAAGCGAATCAAATGCAAAAATTTACTACAGGATAAACAGAGGATCCTGGCACACTTTCACAGGCAAAGGAAAGGTATCCATAAATAATTCAGGAACTAACAAGCTTGAGTTTTATGCAGTTGATGCTGCAGGAAACCCTTCTGCACATAAAACATGCACTTATACAATTGATAAAACAGCTCCAAAGGTGGTTCTGACTGCTCCAAAAGCAGGTGCCGTTGGGGTTTCAAGAACAGCCACAATCAAAATCAAATTCAGTGAAAACATTAAATCAAGTATTAACTGGTCTAAAATCT
This genomic window from Methanobacterium veterum contains:
- a CDS encoding Ig-like domain-containing protein, encoding TYTYIIDKTAPAVSATPSSVSLSKNSINVAISSEPDSTIHYRLNGGSWNTFTGSGAVSINAEGINSLEFYAVDTAGNPSAHKTCTYIIDKTAPAVSVTPSSVPLSKNSISVLISSELDSTIYYKVNNGLWSTFTGSGTVLISGEGITDLEMYAVDAAGNPSNPTMYSYVIDKTAPVVDASPKKGLSNSSISVNLLSESNAVIYYRVNSGSWKTFTGSGTVVISSVGTNELEFYAVDAAGNPSQHTTYRYTIDKTAPVVTATPTGGLAGSINVTLSSESNAKIYYRINRGSWHTFTGKGKVSINNSGTNKLEFYAVDAAGNPSAHKTCTYTIDKTAPKVVLTAPKAGAVGVSRTATIKIKFSENIKSSINWSKIYIKNLKTGKTVVISKSILGNTLYIKMASKRYAYSWYQVYIPISAVKDSAGNSLAAGYTFRFKTGRY